In Stigmatella aurantiaca, one DNA window encodes the following:
- a CDS encoding GAF domain-containing protein has protein sequence MDSANTSYQSWLESFAAAHGAMAGSVHVQRGEDLELVASLNLPPPVVAAVRHVPRGKGMAGLAQVRKAPVQTCNLQEDDTGRIKPGAKAVAGRAAVALPVFDAAGEVLAVVGLAFQEEGEIPAEREQALMVSAAKLPSRAV, from the coding sequence ATGGATTCAGCAAACACGTCCTATCAGTCCTGGCTGGAGTCCTTCGCCGCGGCGCACGGCGCCATGGCGGGCTCGGTGCACGTGCAGCGCGGCGAGGACCTGGAGCTGGTGGCCTCCCTCAACCTCCCGCCCCCGGTGGTGGCCGCCGTGCGCCATGTGCCCCGGGGCAAGGGCATGGCGGGGTTGGCGCAGGTGCGCAAGGCGCCCGTGCAGACCTGCAACCTCCAGGAGGATGACACGGGCCGGATCAAGCCCGGGGCCAAGGCCGTGGCCGGCCGGGCCGCCGTGGCCTTGCCGGTGTTCGACGCGGCGGGCGAGGTGCTCGCCGTGGTGGGCCTCGCCTTCCAGGAGGAGGGGGAGATTCCCGCCGAGCGCGAGCAGGCCCTGATGGTGTCCGCCGCGAAGCTGCCTTCCCGGGCCGTCTGA
- the sthA gene encoding Si-specific NAD(P)(+) transhydrogenase, producing the protein MSTRHFDIVVIGSGPGGEGAAMKAAKEGKRVCMVDNRQLVGGACTHTATIPSKALRHAIQRLVDVQNDHPELRVELAKVSKFKDMMRKASTVVARQVQLRTTFYERNRVDLSIGHGRFLDAHTLEVTDPRGASELLSAKSFVIATGSRPYRPPNLDFTHPRIYDSDTILTMNETPMTMLIYGAGVIGCEYASMFRMLGVKVDLVNTRDRLLSFLDDEISDALSYHLREQGVLIRHQEQMERVEPTDDGVVLHLKSGKRLKTEIFLWANGRTGNTYDMGLDKLGIQTDSRGNVQVNDAYQTIVPHIYAVGDVVGIPSLASASYDQGRFAATHIVEGRLEHKLVKDIPSGIYTSPEISSLGRTEQELTKLGVPYEVGHAFFKSLARAQITGRTVGMLKLLFHRDTREILGIHCLGDNASEIIHIGQAIMSQDGPGNSIDYFVNTTFNYPTMAEAYRVAALNGLNRLF; encoded by the coding sequence ATGAGCACGCGGCATTTCGACATCGTGGTGATTGGGTCGGGCCCTGGAGGCGAGGGCGCGGCCATGAAGGCGGCCAAGGAGGGCAAGCGCGTCTGCATGGTGGACAACCGCCAACTGGTGGGCGGCGCCTGCACCCATACCGCCACCATCCCCTCCAAGGCCCTGCGCCATGCCATCCAGCGGCTGGTGGACGTGCAGAACGACCACCCCGAGCTGCGCGTGGAGCTGGCCAAGGTCTCCAAGTTCAAGGACATGATGCGCAAGGCCTCCACCGTGGTGGCCCGCCAGGTCCAGCTGCGCACCACCTTCTACGAGCGCAACCGCGTGGATCTGTCCATCGGCCATGGGCGCTTCCTGGATGCGCACACGCTGGAGGTGACGGATCCCCGCGGCGCCAGCGAGCTGCTGTCCGCCAAGTCCTTCGTCATCGCCACGGGCTCGCGTCCCTACCGCCCGCCCAACCTGGACTTCACCCACCCGCGCATCTACGACTCGGACACCATCCTGACGATGAACGAGACGCCGATGACGATGCTCATCTACGGCGCCGGCGTCATCGGCTGCGAGTACGCCTCCATGTTCCGCATGCTCGGCGTGAAGGTGGACCTGGTGAACACGCGCGACCGGCTCCTGTCCTTCCTGGACGACGAGATTTCCGACGCGCTCTCCTACCACCTGCGCGAGCAGGGCGTGCTCATCCGCCACCAGGAGCAGATGGAGCGCGTGGAGCCCACCGACGACGGCGTGGTGCTGCACCTCAAGAGCGGCAAGCGGCTCAAGACGGAGATCTTCCTCTGGGCCAACGGGCGCACCGGCAACACCTACGACATGGGGCTCGACAAGCTGGGCATCCAGACCGACTCGCGCGGCAACGTGCAGGTGAACGACGCGTACCAGACCATCGTGCCCCACATCTACGCGGTGGGCGACGTGGTGGGCATCCCCTCCCTGGCCAGCGCCTCGTATGACCAGGGCCGCTTCGCCGCCACCCACATCGTCGAGGGCCGGCTGGAGCACAAGCTGGTGAAGGACATCCCCAGCGGCATCTACACCAGCCCGGAGATCAGCAGCCTGGGGCGCACCGAGCAGGAGCTGACCAAGCTGGGCGTGCCCTACGAAGTCGGCCACGCCTTCTTCAAGAGCCTGGCCCGCGCGCAGATCACCGGCCGCACCGTGGGCATGCTCAAGCTGCTGTTCCACCGCGACACGCGGGAGATCCTCGGCATCCACTGCCTGGGCGACAACGCCTCGGAGATCATCCACATCGGCCAGGCCATCATGTCCCAGGACGGGCCCGGCAACTCCATCGACTACTTCGTCAATACCACCTTCAACTACCCCACCATGGCCGAGGCGTACCGCGTGGCCGCCCTCAACGGCCTCAACCGCCTGTTCTGA